The Microbacterium sp. SORGH_AS_0862 region GTGAGATCGCGGATGGTGTGGTGCTCGCCGAACCCGCTGCGCCTGAGTACATCGCTCACGCCCTGGCGCAGATCGGCGACGTCGAAGCCCGCGTGATCACATACGATCTGGCGGTCGTTGCGGATACGACGGATGCGGCGCAGGCGATCGTCCGGCCGGCTCTGGCCGTCCTGGCCGAGAGCGACTGGCGGCCCCACCTTCTCCCTCTGCCGTACGCGGAAGAGCTTCTGCAGCGCGCGGCGGAACTTCCCGTCGATACCTTCACCCAGACCATTCCTGCGGAGTGGGTGGCGGAGCTCACCCTGTCGGGCACGGTCGACGAGGTGCGCGCGGGCATCCGGCGGCGTCACGATGCCGGTGCGACCACCGTCGTCTTCATCCCGGTGGGGGAGGATCCGAGCGCGGCGATTCAGGCTCTCGCCGAAGCTCTTCCCGTGCGGAGCTGACGCCGGGGCGCCCGGACTCGGCAGGCCTCACACTCGCCGGTACTGGGCCGTCACGGGGCAGTCGAACGGGTCGCCGGCCGCGAGGCCGACGCGGTTGAGGTACTCGATGACGATCGCGTACGAACGCAGGAGCGACGTCTCCGTATAGGGCACATCGTTCGCGCTGCAGAAGTCCCGCACGATCTCGCGGGTCTTCGCCAGGTGCGGGCGCGCCATGCTCGGGAAGAGATGGTGTTCGACCTGGTAATTGAGTCCGCCCATGAGGGCGGTGGCCCACCATCCGCCGCGGATGTTGCGCGACGTACGAACCTGCTTCGAGAAGAAGTCGAGTTTCGCGTCCGGATCGATCACGGGCATGCCCTTGTGGTTCGGTGCGAACGACGCACCCATGTACACGCCGAAGACGGCGAACATGACGCCCAGGAAGGCGAAGGCCATCCCCACGGGGAGCACCAGGAAGACAGCAGCCAAGATGATCGCAAAACGTCCACCGATCAGGGCGAGCTCAGTGCCGCGACCCTTGATCGGTCCACGCGACAGCAGATGCTTCACGCTCAGGAAATGCAGGTTCAACCCCTCGAGCGTCAGCAGCGGGAAGAAGAACCACCCTTGTTTGCGCGTGATGACGCGGCGGAGACCGCGCGCTGCGGCCGCATCCACATCGAGGAAAGAGATCGTGTCGACCTCGATGTCGGGGTCTTTGCCGACGCGGTTCGGGTTCGCGTGGTGACGGCTGTGCTTGGAGTCCCACCACGAGTAGCTGGTGCCGACGATGCCGATGAGGACGCGGGCGAGCCGGTCGTTGGCGGGACCCGTCGTCAGGATCTGGCGGTGTGCTGCCTCGTGGCCGAGGAAGGCCACCTGGGTGAAGATCACGCCGAGGGCCGCTGCGATCAGCAGCTGGAACCAGCTGTCGCCCAAGAGGATGAAGCCGGCGACGGCCCCACCGAAGGCGAGGGCGAGTGCGACGCCGACGAGGGCGTAGAACCAGGCGGCGCGCCGCAGAAGTCCGGTCTCTCGCACCACCTCCGAAACCTGGCTGTATGCCCGGGTGATCGGCGGGAAGTCTTCTTTTCGGGCGTAGGTCTGGCGAACCGGACCGAGAGTAGCGAGGGGGGATGCGAGCGTGGCGGAGATGAGGGACATCCGTCCTTTGTGGCGGCCGCCGTGGGCCGTCGATTCGAGCCCTCGACGAATGCCGAAGCCTGGGGCCCACGCTAATCGCGGCCGCATGCCGCACGCTGTATGTAGCCGGTGCATCGTCTGCAGATGCGCACAATCGAGGCGGATGCTAGACTGAAGCAACCCCGCAACCGGGGCAGCAGGTGAGTAACAGATGTCGGCTCATGGAAGAGCGACGTTCTTCTCTACCGAAGCAACCGCACCTCGGGTGCCTCTGATCCTTCT contains the following coding sequences:
- a CDS encoding acyl-CoA desaturase, with the translated sequence MSLISATLASPLATLGPVRQTYARKEDFPPITRAYSQVSEVVRETGLLRRAAWFYALVGVALALAFGGAVAGFILLGDSWFQLLIAAALGVIFTQVAFLGHEAAHRQILTTGPANDRLARVLIGIVGTSYSWWDSKHSRHHANPNRVGKDPDIEVDTISFLDVDAAAARGLRRVITRKQGWFFFPLLTLEGLNLHFLSVKHLLSRGPIKGRGTELALIGGRFAIILAAVFLVLPVGMAFAFLGVMFAVFGVYMGASFAPNHKGMPVIDPDAKLDFFSKQVRTSRNIRGGWWATALMGGLNYQVEHHLFPSMARPHLAKTREIVRDFCSANDVPYTETSLLRSYAIVIEYLNRVGLAAGDPFDCPVTAQYRRV